The following is a genomic window from Rutidosis leptorrhynchoides isolate AG116_Rl617_1_P2 chromosome 8, CSIRO_AGI_Rlap_v1, whole genome shotgun sequence.
gaaggtctcgagttcgagtctgaATTGAGGATTTCATAATGCAATTTGTTTTGCAATTGGTTATGACCTTAACACCGTTCAAAAACAAACGAggcatataatttaaatattaatcgATAATGTCTAACTCGAAGTTCCGGAGACTGCACATATACACAAAATTACATAAAATAGTTATAAATGGACTAGGCATTATTATTGATTTATGCATTTGAGATTTGAATACAAAATTGTTGATGATCATACAGTTTTTATTGTTGATATGTTGATTGAAACTAACATAATTAAATGTGAAATGAATTTACAAATGTCAGCAGCTGGCAAAGTTATGCCTAATGAAAAGAGGGTTTAGTCCTGAACTTTTTAAtatttgcaaagcaattaaaaatgcatttattttgttaataaaacagcacaTTATCTATCATCAGATGTTTGAACCAGGTGAACCTAACATCTAACCTTCACATCGGCTTTATGAAACATTTGTAAAATCAAGTGTACAGAGGAGGGTGTGGTACTAAGTATGCAACTGACaatgaaagaaaaataaaaataaagtcagTATTGACAAAAATTATGTCATCTATTAATCAGGAAAACCAATTCTAGCCTCCATACACCAACAAGATAACCAAAACACCATATAAATCAATCAAACATCTTGGGACCTAACTGCTTTATAAAAAAATTCAAACAAGTACGAAAAATAATAATGAAACCAAGCGATATCCTCAGGTTTGTAAAATGAAGTGACAAGTACTAAACTCTTTAAGACAGTTGTATGACCAATTTCTTGTGTACAAAAAAACCATGGTTTATCTGACAGTCTGCCTAATTTTGATCATTCTCTTCAAAGTTGCTAACCAGAAGCTGCACTCATCCCAGTCACTTGTGGTAAGATCAACCTATTACagaaaaatagtaccaattttaaTAACTCAACTTGGTCTGTAAAATGATACCTGGATTTTAAAATCAAAATTGTCTAACATCTCTTTTTTTAATTGAATTCGTCCTCTATTTTATCCACAAAAGGGTTGATTCGAGTTTTGATAGTGTAAAATGATACCTGGATTTTAAGGGCGGTAGCAAAGTCACCACGATCCAAAGACTGACAGAGTTGCACAAGTTTTTCAGAAGCATTTTTAGATATATCACCACTATTTAATTTGGCAAACAATGCACCAATTTTCTTTGAATTATCATCTATTTCCCGCTTCTTTGCTGGAGGAGCATTCGAGCCTCCTAATGCTTCTGATGTCTCGTTATAAAGTCTGGTCAAGGTTCCAATAACTGGCCTTTGCTGGGCTGAATACATAATGTTAAAGATCATGTTAGGTTCGTTTTACCACATTTCATGTCAAAAAATTTGTAACTTTCAACAAAATTATGAGATGACCTGGCACAGTTGACACATCAGCAGTTTGTACAGCTGGAGGAGCTGCAGGAGGTGCAACGGGAGCTGGAGGAGTAGCCGGTTGCATTTGAGCTGATGAAGTTCTTATTAATCCTGTTGTATCGTTTGATGGCATGAATCCCCTCACTGGTGGGGTCACACCCTGTGATATCCTTGGCCCAGTCGTTGGAACCATTGGAGATGGAACCGGGCCAAGCGAAACAGGTCCAGGTGGTCCAGGTTGGTAACTAGGATTTGCATTACCCTGAGACTGATAATGCATCGTTAGATTTTTTTAACAGTTAGGATTGTTAAGAGTTTAATAAAAGAATAAAAGAAAATTATATGCACGCACAGGATATAACTGTGAACCCAATGTGGGAGGCTGCTGATATTGGTCTGCATTTCTCATGATCGGAGGGGTTGATGGAACAAAAGCTCTTGGTGCAGGTTGAGTTGTAACTGGAGGTGGATTAAATCCCGCCTAAAATAGCACATGAAATGCAAACAAAATCATTAATAGTTATTGCAAGAAGtgtaaaaaatcaataactttgaaATTTAGTTATGTACGTACCTGTGGAATTTGAGGTGCAGCAGATGGAACAAACATAGAAGGTTGTGGCTGTTGTTGATATTGAGTATTGTATAAAGGAGCAGGTGGTTGTTGATAACTTTCACGTTGATAAGAACTCTCAGCCTACAAAGAAACCATATTCAAAAACTCAtcaacaaattttttttaaaaaaaaataccctAGCGTTTTGTATATATAGGTTGATTAAGGTGTGTGAATTAAAGTAGGCCCAGTAAAGAAACCTGATAATAATTTCTAGTAGAGTCTACAACAGAGTTTGTTTGCTGGTTTGCACCATATACAGCACTCATCTGTGGTTGAGGGTGAGCAAAATTTGCAGAACCTGTTGCCTCTGTCTCTGTATAAGCAAACAGACAACGAATTTACAGAAGCATGAAGAACATAAGAGCATTGTTCAaagtaaatattataataaaagtgATCAAGTAATCTAGGACAATACAGACCTGGTTCATATGAGAAGGCTATTCGATCTCTTAAGATGACAAGTTCAGGAGACAAATCCTCGGTGCCCATTAGCTTCAGATATTCCATAGCCGTTGTTAGTAGTCCTTGACTTGCTAATATCTCAGCATACCTTTCAACAAGTTTGCATAAAGAAGCACTGAATCTCTTTTGTCCAGTGGCTAAAGCAAGAACCACAGTCTTCTCCATTAAATCCTAATGCAAGAAAAACCTTCGATTATAGATTTTCTGATAACATGCAATAAAACGTTTTTCATGAAGTAAAATTGTAAACCAAACACCTATCAACAACAAAGATTGCCCAACAACCAGAAAACAAACCAAATGAAATGGTCCTATTTCCTGAACTTGTAGCTTACCTGAAGAAGGTTAACGTAGGACTCTCCCTTGTGCTCAGTGGTTACATTCTTGGACCAAATTTCAACCGTTTTATCAATGTTTCCAGCGCAAATGTAACAAAGAGTTGCAGCTAATGTATTACCAGCAGCTACAAGCCTAGATGCAAGGGTATCACAAAGTAAAGTCCACTCTTCCCTTTGCGCAAACTGTTAAGGAACACGCATAATCAATTCGTGAGGTTAGAATACTCAACAGTGCATAATCACCAGAAAAAAATCTTTTCCAACATTCAAAATTAGTTGAGTTGATGTTGTATCTCATAAGATGTAGGTTTATATACTTTAGGAAACTTACAGTGCATAGGAGAGCAAGAGTTTCCTTCCAGGATTTCAGGGGCCGAGTATTCACTAGACTAACAAGGTCGTTATTTACCATTGCAGCAACAACCTTCACTCAAAGACAACGTATAGATACTATATTAAACCGGGGAGAAATTAACAAAAAAGAAGGTAAATTTAGTTGATAGCAAACAGATGGCGAGATAAAAGACAGTTACCTTCAAATAGGGAGTACGGTTCTTCTTAAGGTATTGATCACGTGTGGTCTCCCACAAGGATGAACCACCAACTTGTGCAATAACTAAAGCATCTGCCATCTTATCTGCAGCTATGCACTGTGCAACAGCACCCTTGTAATCTCCAACTACCAAAGCACATTGTACAGCATCATTAAACGTAACGTCACCTTGTAAATCACCTTCTTTTGTTGGTTCTTCAACAAATGGAGCAGATTGTTCAGTGTTCTTTCCAGGTGTTGAGACGGGTGTCTCACATTTAGGACTTGGAAGATTGTTAAAGAAATCCTCCCCATTATCAAACAATTGGTTGTCACCCACAAATCCTTCTTTCACTGTTTCATGTTCTTCAAATTTGAGGGAATTAATGTTCTGAGATAGATCTTGAACACTATCACTCACTTCTTCTGCAGGTAAACTGAAGCCAAGGTGGTTCAATAGCTTTGTCCTTGCAGTTCCATCATCTTCAAACATCACCTTCAAGAATCCCCATGTTTCTCTTTCTTCCTCAGATCTGCAACAAAATTCATATCTATTCAGAATAAGGTGGGCGGGTTGAGTACAAACTGAATGGGTCAAGAAACGTTTGAAAGGCGTGGCAAATTTTTATGCGGGTCAAAATGGCCACTAGATTTGCCTAGAAACATTTTTTGTCCATTGTCAATTGTATATACATGGATAATGTGTTAACTGTGATCACAATCACTATTATTACAACACTATCCTAATTATGAGTATAACGGTTTAGGAGGTCGTATGCATTACAATAAACATTGGGTCACTGTCAACTCATAACCTATTTGACATTTTGACCTATTTTACTTGTTCTTCTTTCAGCACAATCTGTTTTATTGAATCCCATGTGAAATGTAACACAGTCCAAATCAACCCATTCATAAGCAAATGGTTCGAAATTGCCACCTCGCTAGGAAAGGATATGTAAGTGATTCTAGTTAAGAAAACATACTCAGACTGTTGAGATTTTTGGTCACATAGAACCCTTAAAGTAGATTTATCTCCACTCCGCATTGCAGCTTCAAATTCAGATGAAGTACTCACTAAGTTGTGCTCAGTAACCAAGTCATGCACATTAACCTGAAAAACAGGGAAATAAAGTGAGATAATAAGCTTATTTGAAGGAAAAGACAGCATAAGCACACACTATAAATACCTCTGAAGGTCCAGATGAACCATTTGAGTGAAACGAAACAAGCTTGCCACCAAAACCAAACGAAACTCCAGCTTTACGTTGGTACCATTTTGGCGCTTTTAAAGGTGCTGCACAACAAGGACCATATGTAAACATTGGTGCCGAGTTATACATAAGAAAAAACTGATATATGGAGTTTTCTGCTCTCATCAATCATTATTTTATGATCTAAAttatctaaaattggtaattagTAATACTATagaaataattaaatacataaaaGTTTAAGAGCATCAATACATTTTACATTATATAGAGTATCATCCTACGATGAAGAGAAGCAATACCTGCGCCATAATAATTCTCACCAGCACCATGTCGAGCACATGCCTATACAAAAAACAAGTGTGAACTTATTGCCATAGTATATATACGCTAATATGTTTGTTTGAATTAGGAGTAGAAAGTAAAAATGTATTGAATAAAAAACGAGGTGGATAAAACAGTGTCAACCTCAATATTATAAATGCCGATTTTTCCATCAAATGAAGATGCTGATATGACTCCTGGTATCTTGGGATACCAATGCACATCAAAATTCCAATTGGTTCCAGCTGGAAGTTCAGAGACAAtctgaaaaaaaattaaaaaaataagaaACAGAGCTTATATACTCAAAGAATCAGGAGCTACAATTAGATGTTCATTATGTAAAATTATCAGTCTGAAACAGCTTAAAGAAAGATTTACAGACCTCGCCAGAATTAGTGTCCCAGCAAATAGTGCGGTTATCTTTGGCACAGGTAAGTAAATAGGAGCTATCACTCGGACACCACGACATCGCAACCACACCTGGTACAGTTGTAAATAGTAAGAGAAGTTAGAAGTAACTTTTTTAGAAAATGTTACATAACTGCAAACTTAAATCATTCCACACACACGCACACGTATCCTGCAATAATAATGCAAAATAGCCACGTGAGGACTATATCTTAGCAGATAGAGAATGTAAGAGATGATTTCCCATTATTTAGGCTAGTAAGGTAATTGATTTTTGTTCTTTTCCCATATGAGAGAAGCAGGCATTTAGTCAGGCTAAATCATAACTTATCACATTTTGATTCAACTCATAACAGAATTTTTTTTGTTTAAACATGTCAGTATAAAAAAGAATAGCTTATTGTGCATATTAGCTTTGATAATAGCTTATTGTGCATATTAGCTTTGATTCTTTGTATACAAACACATACCttcaaaaatgataaaaaaaaacaaaatataaaaatttggACATCTACAAGATCCTGTATTATGTTATACATTGGTCAGAAATATCTAACTAAAACACAGAAAATTTTGTTAAAAAACATGCCAGACCTGAGTAGACCCAAATCAAACAGTAATCTAGGAAATTCATTCTCACTTGATGTAATATTTTTAGTGCTGCAAACTGTAATTAATCGTGTTCTCTTGGTAGAATAGTTCATATACGAATAAACAGACACTAATCTTGACAATTATGCTCAAGTTCAAACATGGTCAAATGGTAAAAGTTTCATGTCCATCATTATTACAAAATACCATCCTAGAAGGAATTACAATTCCTCGAAGTTCAGAAATCTGGCCCCATAGAAAactaagtaaaaaaaaaaagtactATAAAGCCAATCACACTCTTTGGTCTACAAATTTGACGCGAAGGGGCTTTAACATATGTATAAATGATTGGTAGTGTTTCCTAAATCGTGCTATTATAAAAGAACACAAGGAATAAGTTATTTGTACACATTCAATTGTTGACAAGAGGTTAAGTATTCATGTAACCTTGTCAAATGCTTGATATTTGAGAACCATCATACCTTTACTGTGACCTACCAACTCACGCAATGGTGACATTGTGTTCCGCATATCCCATATCTGGATGCCAAAGCAATAGCAAATTATATAAAACGCACATTCTACATGTAGATTCAGTAAAAAATATAAACCAAATTTAGTACCCTCAAAGAAGGTGAAGTATCATCATCTGAAGCAACAACCAGCTGAGTGGCAAAATCAGGGTGCCACTGTAAAACAGAGCATCGTCTTCTAACTGAATCTGAAAAACTGTAAATTGAAAGTTCATGTGTTATTGTATAtgaattcataaaaaaaaaaaaaaccaaaaaagcatattaatttataCCAAAGTTGCATCTGATTCCATATGCTTACCTTATAATTGGTTTTTGCTTCCTAAGGTCCCAGACCACTGAGATCACAAAACATAGAACATAAATCTCCCAAAACATAAATTGGCTTAACAAAACATAGTGGTTTTTATCCATACCAGTTGCCCCATTAAAGGAAGTGGATGCCAAGATAGGTTGAACTTTCTTGTTCCACGACAAAAATGATATTTCGCCCTGTTTGGCTGATGCACTTCCCTGCATACAGAGGTTTTTATAAAAAGATTAAAGTATGATGTGAAACATGTGAGGTAAATATAAGTAAACACACAAGAAACATATAAATTTGGGCAAATCAACAAAACCACTCGAAGGATAAGAGGTCCAGTAAATGAGCATCCACTAAAAACATAACTTCTTAATTAGTCTTCAACACACAATTTAGTACTCACGAACTCGCAACTTCATTAAAAAAATTATGTGAAAGTAGCAACCTAGACAGGAGAGAAAAGCTGTAGACTCacgtataataatactaaaaatagccTCAAACAGCCGATATTTAGAGTATAAATGACATTTAACCATTAGCTCCCATTAGACAAACTCCTCTATATATTTTAAGGTTCCTTTTTGATGTTTGATTGTGTGTTTACAAAGGCCTTTGGCCTAATGGTATGTGAGGAGCCCGCCAACCAAAATATTCTGGATTCAAGAAaccatgtatatatgtgtgtgattGTACTTATTATGTGGATTAATATTAATATGTTGCATAAATAAGATACTACACGTTAAAACCCATTTCCTCATGATATCTGTTGTTAGTCCCGTAACATGATAAGATAATTAAGTTGAAACTGACAAATGACAATAACTGAGCAAGTGTAAgtaattattaaagtaattatGCTCCTACTATCTTGCCATCATGTTGTACTTCATACAGATTCAGTATCAACTAAAATCACTATTAAGGCTACAAAAACAGTCATTAATGGGAACAGTCCTTGTTGTAATATCTGCCGATATACTTTAGTATCAGTGTATACAATAGGGATGAGAACCATTTGGAAAGAAGTCCCACCCTCATAAAATATGATCATGTATACAAATATATAACTACAGAAGGGGTTGAGCACAAAAAGCGCATACATCTGACAGTTATGACCAACCGACATATAAACCATCCAACAGATTAACTGACTACAAACTACACCATAACTGAGCCCAGAACCTGAAACAACCTAAGAAGCACGTAAGGAGTTGACCACTGACTATACATACCCATATAAAAATTAAGGAACAGGCTCACATATTATATGTTGTCCATGGAAATAGTTCAGTCAGATAAATAAAGTGACGGTAGTAGTTAGGATGATCCTATTTACTACAAGAGACACAAAAATATTACACATATTCTTCTTCTTTACTATAAGAGTGCAGGTTAGGCAACACCAATAAACTACTGCTATGGGATGGTTCTATTAACCAAAACTTTTAAAGTAGTTATGTGAATGCAGATCGATTTTATCAAAATTTTCATACCTTAAGAGGAGGAAAATGTGTAGGTTCTGCTGGATTAGAAATATCCCATATACATATTTCCCCTTCTTCTGCACCAGAAGCAAGATGATTGGGTGACAAACTACTGAACTCAAGACCACGAACCTGAAAGGAAAAAGAGAGAACTGATGCAGTGTACATACACGAGGGATCATCTTACATGCAATAAAAAAAACAGAAATTGTAAACTTACAGGCCCTCTGTGTCTTGACAATTGTTGAATAAGAGCGCCCTCATTTTCTTCTGAACTGTAGTCAGTAAAGATTAATAGCATATAAGGCTTTCGTAAATTAACAAAAAAAGCTTCATGCCTTAGTATCACTGTCATGATTTGTTTGTGAGTTAATTACGAAAAAACAGCTACAAAGCACAagcaacagaaaaaaaaatatctcCAGTAGAGTCACCAAATGAATTATTTCCAACTACCAACTAGAAAATACATTGCATGGCAAGGAAGATTAGATTTTGGCACTTTAATTTTCTTTTTATAGAGGAAAGTTCTTATCTTATTAGTGACACTACCAATATCTAACAGACATCATTCATGAACCTTAATCAAAGAAAACGATGTATTGAATTTCCTATATACTTGCTATCTTCTCACACGTAAAATAGGAATGCTATACTATCCAAACATGTTATCTCCATTTTCATTAAAAAAAAACGAAAGAAACTACTTCCTGTCTTTTAATTCAAGCATAGAAATGTACATTTTTGCAGCTTATAGCGAATCAATGCAAATATCATTCGAAAACAAACATCGTAGTAACTACTGTGCAACTCTGTGTCTTTAAAGTTcatatgaaataaaaaaataaaaaaatactctTTTAATACAGATCCAGTTAAGCTACTACATTATCTTTTCATAAGATGTCACATTGCAAATTACAGTACATAATTACTTAACAAATCTAACAGATCAAATATATAGATACAGacgaatatacaaattaaatatataggaATAGGAATTGAGAGTATCCAAAAATGAATGAATTAACTGAATTTACCTAATAAGTAACCGTGGATTCCAGATACCAATATTACCATCCACAAGACCACCAGCAACAAGACCGAGTGAAAATTCTTCAGAACCAGATATAGGAGATTTCCCCCATGATAACCGATTAAACGGTTCGGAGCTTGGTATTGCACCGACTAACGGAAGGTTACGATCGTCAGATTGGAAATCAAGTTGAAAGATTTCGAGATTTGCAGATGAGCTGAACGACATGTCAACAGCACCGGCCATAGTTCCGGAAGCAATTAACGGCGCGTCGGGAGCAAACGCCACCAATGCCGATCTGTTTACCTCTTTTATACAGGCGGATGTATCCATTTTTTTCAAttgattgtgaattgaaattgagaGATCTGAATAGcagagttagggttagggttagggttagggttgtgATCGGAATTGGGAAATTGGTGATGAGAGAGAAAGAGATAATACAAATCTGTTACTTTAATTCTTGTTCATTCTGCGTTCATGTGGAAGTTAT
Proteins encoded in this region:
- the LOC139864833 gene encoding protein transport protein SEC31 homolog B-like isoform X2, encoding MDTSACIKEVNRSALVAFAPDAPLIASGTMAGAVDMSFSSSANLEIFQLDFQSDDRNLPLVGAIPSSEPFNRLSWGKSPISGSEEFSLGLVAGGLVDGNIGIWNPRLLISSEENEGALIQQLSRHRGPVRGLEFSSLSPNHLASGAEEGEICIWDISNPAEPTHFPPLKGSASAKQGEISFLSWNKKVQPILASTSFNGATVVWDLRKQKPIISFSDSVRRRCSVLQWHPDFATQLVVASDDDTSPSLRIWDMRNTMSPLRELVGHSKGVVAMSWCPSDSSYLLTCAKDNRTICWDTNSGEIVSELPAGTNWNFDVHWYPKIPGVISASSFDGKIGIYNIEACARHGAGENYYGAAPLKAPKWYQRKAGVSFGFGGKLVSFHSNGSSGPSEVNVHDLVTEHNLVSTSSEFEAAMRSGDKSTLRVLCDQKSQQSESEEERETWGFLKVMFEDDGTARTKLLNHLGFSLPAEEVSDSVQDLSQNINSLKFEEHETVKEGFVGDNQLFDNGEDFFNNLPSPKCETPVSTPGKNTEQSAPFVEEPTKEGDLQGDVTFNDAVQCALVVGDYKGAVAQCIAADKMADALVIAQVGGSSLWETTRDQYLKKNRTPYLKVVAAMVNNDLVSLVNTRPLKSWKETLALLCTFAQREEWTLLCDTLASRLVAAGNTLAATLCYICAGNIDKTVEIWSKNVTTEHKGESYVNLLQDLMEKTVVLALATGQKRFSASLCKLVERYAEILASQGLLTTAMEYLKLMGTEDLSPELVILRDRIAFSYEPETEATGSANFAHPQPQMSAVYGANQQTNSVVDSTRNYYQAESSYQRESYQQPPAPLYNTQYQQQPQPSMFVPSAAPQIPQAGFNPPPVTTQPAPRAFVPSTPPIMRNADQYQQPPTLGSQLYPGNANPSYQPGPPGPVSLGPVPSPMVPTTGPRISQGVTPPVRGFMPSNDTTGLIRTSSAQMQPATPPAPVAPPAAPPAVQTADVSTVPAQQRPVIGTLTRLYNETSEALGGSNAPPAKKREIDDNSKKIGALFAKLNSGDISKNASEKLVQLCQSLDRGDFATALKIQVDLTTSDWDECSFWLATLKRMIKIRQTVR
- the LOC139864833 gene encoding protein transport protein SEC31 homolog B-like isoform X1: MDTSACIKEVNRSALVAFAPDAPLIASGTMAGAVDMSFSSSANLEIFQLDFQSDDRNLPLVGAIPSSEPFNRLSWGKSPISGSEEFSLGLVAGGLVDGNIGIWNPRLLISSEENEGALIQQLSRHRGPVRGLEFSSLSPNHLASGAEEGEICIWDISNPAEPTHFPPLKGSASAKQGEISFLSWNKKVQPILASTSFNGATVVWDLRKQKPIISFSDSVRRRCSVLQWHPDFATQLVVASDDDTSPSLRIWDMRNTMSPLRELVGHSKGVVAMSWCPSDSSYLLTCAKDNRTICWDTNSGEIVSELPAGTNWNFDVHWYPKIPGVISASSFDGKIGIYNIEACARHGAGENYYGAAPLKAPKWYQRKAGVSFGFGGKLVSFHSNGSSGPSEVNVHDLVTEHNLVSTSSEFEAAMRSGDKSTLRVLCDQKSQQSESEEERETWGFLKVMFEDDGTARTKLLNHLGFSLPAEEVSDSVQDLSQNINSLKFEEHETVKEGFVGDNQLFDNGEDFFNNLPSPKCETPVSTPGKNTEQSAPFVEEPTKEGDLQGDVTFNDAVQCALVVGDYKGAVAQCIAADKMADALVIAQVGGSSLWETTRDQYLKKNRTPYLKVVAAMVNNDLVSLVNTRPLKSWKETLALLCTFAQREEWTLLCDTLASRLVAAGNTLAATLCYICAGNIDKTVEIWSKNVTTEHKGESYVNLLQDLMEKTVVLALATGQKRFSASLCKLVERYAEILASQGLLTTAMEYLKLMGTEDLSPELVILRDRIAFSYEPETEATGSANFAHPQPQMSAVYGANQQTNSVVDSTRNYYQAESSYQRESYQQPPAPLYNTQYQQQPQPSMFVPSAAPQIPQAGFNPPPVTTQPAPRAFVPSTPPIMRNADQYQQPPTLGSQLYPSQGNANPSYQPGPPGPVSLGPVPSPMVPTTGPRISQGVTPPVRGFMPSNDTTGLIRTSSAQMQPATPPAPVAPPAAPPAVQTADVSTVPAQQRPVIGTLTRLYNETSEALGGSNAPPAKKREIDDNSKKIGALFAKLNSGDISKNASEKLVQLCQSLDRGDFATALKIQVDLTTSDWDECSFWLATLKRMIKIRQTVR